Sequence from the Streptomyces peucetius genome:
CTCCACTACGAGGAGACCGTGGTGGAAGGCATCGAGAACAACGTCGAGGCATTCCTCGGCATGCTCCGCGGCGACAACACCGGCAAGATGATCGTCACCCTTCCGGCACAGGCAGCAGTCGGCAACTGACGATCGTGGGCGGAAGACGAGGGACGGCAGCACGGCCTCCCACGCGGGCCGGGTGTGGACCAACTGCTACCACGCCTATCCGATGCATGCCGCGTTCGGCGGCTACAGGCAGTCGGGTGCCGGGCGTGGGACGCACAAGATGATGCTGGACCACTGCCAGCAGGCGAAAGACCTGGGTGTCGTACTCCTCGAAGGAGCTCGGCTTCTTCTAGCGGCACGGAGCAGGGCGCCTGACCTGGGATCTGGCCCGGCAGGCGCCCTGCCACTCGCCGCGTCGCGGTGGCTGCGCGGCGCCTGAGGCTGCGGGCCGACGCTACGACGTGCGCGTCACCACACGTGGGTGAACCATTGAAAGAGGTCGTGCGTGCAGCAGTCGCATGCGGGGGAAGTCAAGGTCCTGGGCTTCGACTTCTAGAGGTGGCGAGCGTGGACGTCTTCGATGCCGTCGTCGTCGGGTCGGGTTTCGGCGGGTCCGTGACCGCATTTCGCCTGGCCGAGGCCGACCTGCGCGTATGCCTTCTGGAAAGAGGAAAGCGATTCCCGCCCGGGTCTTTTCCACGTAGTCCCCACGACACGGCCAAGAACTTCTGGGATCCGGATTCCCACCTGTACGGGATGTACGACATGTGGAGCTTCTCGAAGCTCGACGCCCTTGTGTCGAGCGGGCTGGGCGGAGGCTCGTTGATCTATGCGAATGTACTGATTCGCAAGCCGGAAAGCTGGTTCGTGCACGAGTCGTTCGACGGCGGCTACGAGAACTGGCCCGTCACACGTGAGGATCTCGATCCTCACTACGATCGCGTGGAGACCATGCTGGGTGCACAGCGGTACCCGTTCGATGTGAAGCCTTACCAGGAAACACCCAAGACCGTCGCCATGCAGCAGGCGGCCTCGCGGCTGGGTCTTCCGTGGGAGCTTCCGCTGCTGGCCGTCTCCTTCGGAGACCCCCCGGTGCCCGGCGTTCCCATCGAGGGCGGTGAACACAATCTGCACCACAGTCCACGCTATACGTGCAGACTTACCGGTGAATGCGACCTGGGTTGTAACTTCGGCAGCAAGAACAGCCTGGATTTCACCTACCTCAGCGCCGCAGACCGGCTCGGGGTGGATATCAGGCCCCTCTGTGAGGTCCGCTCGTTCGAACCGATCCGACAGGGGTTCCTGGTCTCGTACATCGAGCACGGCGCCGCCGGGGGCGGAGATCCGCTCGCTCCTCCCGTGCGGCGCACTGTCAGGACCAGACGGCTGATTCTCTCTGCCGGTACGCTCGGCACGGCCTATTTGCTGCTCAGGAACCGCAGCGCCTTTCCTGCACTCAGCCCGGCGGTGGGTACTCATTTCTCCGGAAACGGGGACTTTCTCGGGCTGGTGTTCACAGCACGGGAGAGGCGTCAGGACCGGAACGGGGAGACTGTGCCGCGCATGCTGGAGCCGAGTTTCGGCCCGGTCATCACGAGTGCGATGCTCATGGATCGCAAGGCGAACGGTGAGACCGGCCGGGGTTTCTACATCGAGGATGCCGGTTACCCGGAATTCCTCAACTGGCTCGTCGAGCACAATGTGCTCACCATGTCCCACAGGGTCGGGCGGTTCCTGCTGCGGCGAGCGTGGTCGCAGCTGACCAGAACCGCCCGAAGCCGTGTGGGGCGACAGCTCGGTGACGCCATGGGCAAGGGGCTGTTCACTGCGACTTCCCTACCGTTGCTCGGCATGGGCAGGGATGTCCCCAACGGGCGGATGTTCCTCCGGGACGGACATCTGGACCTCGACTGGCATCTCGCCGCCTCCGATCAATACTTCGACCAGATGAACGAGACCATGGAGCGCGTGTCACACAGCCTGGGCGGACGCTACGCCTCGAATCCCCTGTGGTGGCTCAACCGCCTCATCACGGTGCATCCCGTGGGCGGCGCGCCGATGGGACGCAATGTGCAGGAAGGCGTGGTGGACTCCTTCGGGCGCGTGTACGGCTGTCCGGGGTTGTCGATCGCCGACGGCTCGGTGATGCCCGGTCCTGTGGGCCCGAATCCTTCGCTCACCATCGCGGCGCTGGCCGACCGGTCGGCAGACCGCATCATCGAGGATCACCGGAAGAACCCTACGAGGCCCTCATGACGACCGGACAGGCCACCGAGCCCCGCAGCGGATCTCCGCGCAGATCTCTCATCCTCGCCGGCGGCGGGCTGAAGGTGGCTTTCCAGGCGGGGGTCCTCCAGGTCCTGCTCGACGAGGCCGAGCTGGAATTCGACCATGTCGACGGCGCCAGCGGAGGTGTGTTCAACCTCGCGATGTACTGCCAGGGGAAGTCCGGGCATGAGATTGCGGACAATTGGCGCAGTCTCTCTCCTTTGAAGGGCGTCACCCCGAACTGGCGTGAGTGGCCGAAGGGGCCGTACGCCCGTTCCCTGTTCACGCTGGACGGCTATCGGCGTCGCGTCTTCCCGGACTGGGGGCTGGATTGGGAGAGAATCCGGGCCACCGATCGGGAAGCCACCTTCAACCTCTACAACTTCAGCGCCAATGAACTGGAGACAGTGACCGCCGACCGCATGGACGAGGATCGCTTCTGTGCCGGGGTGTCGCTGCCCATGTGGTTCCCTCCAGTCGTCATCGACGGGCAGACCTACATCGACCCGGTCTATCTGACCGATGGGAACGTCGAGGAGGCGATTCGGCGAGGCTGCGACGAACTGTGGATCATCTGGACGGTCAGCCGCCGGCACCGCTGGCGGGACGGCTTCGTCGCCAACTACTTCCACATCATCGAAACCGCGGCCAACGGCCAGTTGCAGCATTGGCTGCGTCGGATCGAGGTCAGCAACGCGGCCATCCGCAACGGAGATAACGGAGAGTTCGGACGCCTGATCGAGGTCAGGCTGCTGAGCGCCGAGGTTCCACTGAACTACCTGATCAACTTCAGTAGAGACCGATTTACCCAGGCCGTGGAACTCGGAGTCCGTCGTGCTCGCCAGTGGTGCACGGCCCAGGGGATTCCCTGGCAGCCCAGCGCCCCTCCGGACCGCCCCGCCGACCCGACCCGCATTCGATTCACCGAACACATGGTCGGCCGCGTCACCTTTGGTGAGAACGACTACCGGAAGGGGGCCTTGTCGGAGGGTGGAGCAGCCGCTGACATGGCCTTGCACCTGACCATCGACATTCAGGGTGTGGACCGTTTCATCGTCAGTCCGGAGCATGAAGCCTCACTGCAGGGAGAGATCGTCTGCCAGAAGCTGGGCGGACGCCTTCCGGTCGAGCGAGGAACCTTCCAGATGTTCGTGGAACACTCCGATCCGGAACACCTTCGGATGTGTTATCGCTTGTTCTTCACCGACCGAGCCGGTCACCGGCTCACGCTCAGTGGGTACAAGGACGTCAATGAGGATTCTCGTCGGGGGATCTGGAAGGACACGTCCGTCCTCTACACGCGCATTGTTCGTGGCCATGTCGACGCCGACGAAGAGTCCGGAGCAGAGTTGGTGGCCTCGGGAGCTGTGCGCATCCGCCCAACCGACTTCCTGAAGCAACTGACCACCTTCCGGGTCGAAGCGGAATCGCTCCCCGGCAAGGCGACAACGCTGGGGCGCTTCGGGCAGTTCTTCTTCGGCAAACTGTGGGATGTGTACGCGCAGGACTTCTTGCCCTGGTCACCGCTGTGACCGATGGCCGTGCTGCCACGTGACGCCGAACGGCGACGACACGTCCCGTGTGAGGGATCCGGGCCAACGGAGGAGCCATCGTGGACGTCCATGAGTTGCGCAAACACGCGGCGGCGCTACGGTTCACCCCGCAGGAGCCGGTGCGCTGGCTGGCACCGAAGGAACTGGCTCGTACGGCGGTCAAAGTCGGGCTGGCCGCCGTGTTCGCCGACTACGCGGACAAGCGCGAGATACAAGGCGCGCTGCAGGCCGAACTCCTGCGGGCACCCTTGGCGAATCCCGGCGCCGAGGAGATCTGGATCGACTTCGTCGCCGACCTCGGCGACGGCTTCGAGGCGACATACTCGGTGGCATCCGCACTGGCAGCGGCCCGACTCGCCGTCGCCGGGCGTGTCTTGCTCCCTCGTGGCTCGCTGCTCGTCCTCGGCGGGGACCAGGTGTACCCGGTGGCGTCCACGACAGCGTACGAGGACAGGATGAAGGGGCCCTACCGCGCCGCGCTCCCCTCGGCACCGGACCAGCCGCTCATGCTGGTGCTGCCGGGCAACCACGACTGGTACGACGGTCTCACCGCGTTCCTGCGGATGTTCGCCCAAGGAAGGCCCATCGGCGGCTGGCAGACCCGACAGACCCGGAGCTACTTCGCCGTGCAGCTGCCCCAGCGCTGGTGGCTCGTCGGGCTGGACAGCCAACTCGGCTCCTACTTCGACGATCCGCAGCGGCGCTATTTCGAGTCCTACCTCTCGCCGCGACTGCTGCCGGGCGACAGCGTGATCGTCTGCTCCGCCGCGCCCACATGGGTGAAGAGCAACGACGAGCCCAACGCCTTCAACTCCCTGCACTGGTTCGACCGAAACATCATTCGGACCCGGTTCAACCGGGCGACCGGGATACGTGAGGACACGGGCGCGTCCATTCGACTGTGGCTGACCGGCGACAAGCACCACTACGCCCGCTACGCGGAACGGTTGCCCGATGACGGGCCCGGATCCGACGACGCCCTTCCTCCTGACCCCCGGCGGCGCCAGATGGTGACGTGCGGCCTGGGCGGCGCGTTCCTGGCATCCACACACAGGCTCCCGAACGCTCTGCCGCTGCCGCCGGCCACCTCGCGAATGCGGGAGAAGGACGACCCGCCGCCGGTATTCGCCCTCACACAACACACGTACCCCGATGCGGAGGAGTCCCGCTCGCTCGCTCGTGCGATCGCCAAGCCCTGGTCGCGGTACTGGCTTCCGCGGCGCAACCCCGGGTTCGCCGTACTGGCCGGGGCCCTGCAGCTGGTACTCGTCCTGATGACGAGCGGCGCGTTTGCGCTGGCCGAAGGCAGACTCAATCCCGTCGACGCCCTGCGTAGGGCGGGCACCGACGACCTGCTCGGCCTGCTCTGCACGAGTGTCGCCCTCTTCGCTCTGCCCTTCGTGTTCGGCTGGGGGAACGGGCTGCTGCGCGGACGGCGGCCCAGGGCACCGTCCGGTGCGATCGTCGCCGTGCTGTTTCAGTCGGCGGTCACCGTCGCGGCACTGTCCGTCGCTGTCGCCGTGGCCCGGTCGGTACCACCCTCATGGAACGGGTTCTGGCTCCTGGCGATACTTCTGGTCGTCGCTGCTGTGATGGGCGCGTTCCTCGGCTCCCAGCTCTTCGCCCTGTGGGTGCTTTGGACGGACAGGGGCCTGGTTGCCGAGTGGCAGATGTCCGGGCAGTCCATTGACGACCGCAAGGGATTCGTGCGGATGCACATCGCACTGGACGGCACACTCACCCTCTACCCGCTGGCACTCGACGGCACCTGCCGG
This genomic interval carries:
- a CDS encoding GMC oxidoreductase, giving the protein MDVFDAVVVGSGFGGSVTAFRLAEADLRVCLLERGKRFPPGSFPRSPHDTAKNFWDPDSHLYGMYDMWSFSKLDALVSSGLGGGSLIYANVLIRKPESWFVHESFDGGYENWPVTREDLDPHYDRVETMLGAQRYPFDVKPYQETPKTVAMQQAASRLGLPWELPLLAVSFGDPPVPGVPIEGGEHNLHHSPRYTCRLTGECDLGCNFGSKNSLDFTYLSAADRLGVDIRPLCEVRSFEPIRQGFLVSYIEHGAAGGGDPLAPPVRRTVRTRRLILSAGTLGTAYLLLRNRSAFPALSPAVGTHFSGNGDFLGLVFTARERRQDRNGETVPRMLEPSFGPVITSAMLMDRKANGETGRGFYIEDAGYPEFLNWLVEHNVLTMSHRVGRFLLRRAWSQLTRTARSRVGRQLGDAMGKGLFTATSLPLLGMGRDVPNGRMFLRDGHLDLDWHLAASDQYFDQMNETMERVSHSLGGRYASNPLWWLNRLITVHPVGGAPMGRNVQEGVVDSFGRVYGCPGLSIADGSVMPGPVGPNPSLTIAALADRSADRIIEDHRKNPTRPS
- a CDS encoding patatin-like phospholipase family protein — encoded protein: MTTGQATEPRSGSPRRSLILAGGGLKVAFQAGVLQVLLDEAELEFDHVDGASGGVFNLAMYCQGKSGHEIADNWRSLSPLKGVTPNWREWPKGPYARSLFTLDGYRRRVFPDWGLDWERIRATDREATFNLYNFSANELETVTADRMDEDRFCAGVSLPMWFPPVVIDGQTYIDPVYLTDGNVEEAIRRGCDELWIIWTVSRRHRWRDGFVANYFHIIETAANGQLQHWLRRIEVSNAAIRNGDNGEFGRLIEVRLLSAEVPLNYLINFSRDRFTQAVELGVRRARQWCTAQGIPWQPSAPPDRPADPTRIRFTEHMVGRVTFGENDYRKGALSEGGAAADMALHLTIDIQGVDRFIVSPEHEASLQGEIVCQKLGGRLPVERGTFQMFVEHSDPEHLRMCYRLFFTDRAGHRLTLSGYKDVNEDSRRGIWKDTSVLYTRIVRGHVDADEESGAELVASGAVRIRPTDFLKQLTTFRVEAESLPGKATTLGRFGQFFFGKLWDVYAQDFLPWSPL